A window of Candidatus Binatia bacterium genomic DNA:
ATCTTGGCGCTGACCGGACTGCTCACGAAAGGCGACGAACTGAGAATGGCCGATGCGCCGTTCGCCGACTACCTCTTCAAGCCCGTCGAGACGGAGCGCCTCGTCGCCGCCGTCCGCGCCCATCTCGCAGCGGCGCGGCCGCGCGTGGAAACCCCGGGCAAGAAACGGCGGGTGCTGGCCATCGACGACGACCCGGCGCAACTCAAGCTCCTGAAGACCAACCTCGTTCATCTCGGCTTCGAAGTGGATACGGCCGCGAACGGCGCCGAGGGATGGAGCAAAATCAAGAGCTGGCGTCCCGACGCCGTCGTCTCCGACGTCCTGATGCCCGCCATGGACGGCTTCGAGTTTTGCATGAAGGTGCGCGCGGAGCCGGAGCTGGCGCGCGTCCCCGTGGTGCTCGTCAGCAGCAACTATGAAGACGAAGCGGACAAAAAGCTCGCCCGCCACGTCGGCGCCAATTGCCTGGTGGAGCGCACTCCGGATTTCGCGGAAACGATCCAGGCCCTGCTCAAAAGCCTGCAACAGCCCCCTCCTCTTCCGGTCCGGGACGAACAGTCGCTGCAGGCCGAACACAAGGAGCGGCTCTCGCAACAGCTCGACCGCCAGGCGCGGCTCAGCGCGCAACTGGCGCGCTGGTGCGCCGTTCAGAGCGCGCAGATTTCCGTGCTCGCCAGCGTCGGAGAAAATCTTCAAAAGGGGAACACCGATACGAAATCGCTGCTGACCGACGTCCTGGCTCACTACCTCAACGTCACCGGGTTCTCGCGCGGCGCGATCTATCTAGCCAAGCAGAAAGGCCAGCTCGAGCTCTCCGCCCAGCTCGGCTTTTCCCAGTCGGCGGAAGATTCGCTCATCGACTTCTTCGGCAACGAAGAACTGCTGCGCGACGCGATGCAGAAAGGCGAGCCGGTCTCACTCTCTCTGGCGCCGCCCAGCCGCATCCCGGTGGCGCTTTTACTGACCCAGCTCAGAGCCAAGGCGGCGCTGGTCAACCCGCTGCTCTTTCGGGCGGAGCGGCTCGGAGTCGTCGTGCTGCTTTCCGAGACCAAAGAGATCGACGAAGAGTGGCTGCCGTTCTCCAAATCGATCAGCCACCAGATCGGCCAGGCGGTCGCGTTCGGCCGGGCCGTATCCAGGCTCAAATATCTGGCGGACCACGATCCCCTGACCGGCCTCGCCAACCGCAATCGCCTGCGCGAGCGGCTGCAGCAAATCATCGTGGCCGGAAGCCCCTCGGCGCTCTATCTGGTCAATCTGGACCGCTTTCAGGAAATCAACAACACGCTCAGCTACCAGAACGGCGACCTGTTGCTCAGGCAAGCGGCGCAAAGGCTCGAGGGGGCGTTCCCGCGCGCCGAAACCATCGCGCGTCTCGGCGCGGACGAATTCGCCGTCTTGTCGAGCGAGAGAATCACGCTGGAGAGCATCCGGCAAACCGCGCAAAAAATTATCAAGACCCTCGACCCGCCGTTCAAGCTCGACCGCCTTCCGGTCGCGCTCCAGGCGAGCCTCGGCGTGGCGCTTTTTCCGGAACATGGCGACGATCCCGACGATCTCTTATCGTACGCGGATATAGCGCTGAGATCAGCGAAGAAAGACCGCACCGGCTACGCCGTCTATTCCAGCGAGATCGACCAGTACAGCCCGCAGCGCCTGACCATGATGGGCGAGCTGCGCGACGCGATCGGGCGCGACGAGCTGGAGCTCTACTACCAGCCAAAAATAAGCTTCAAAACCGGCCGGACGATCGGCGTCGAGGCGCTCGTGCGCTGGCGCCACCCGCAGCACGGCTGGATACGGCCGAATCAATTCGTTCCGCTCGCGGAAAAGACCGGCCTGATCTATCCCCTCACCCGCTGGGTGCTGGGCAAGGCGTTGGCGCAGTTGAAGTCGTGGCACGACGCGGGCCTGGAGATCGGCATGGCGGTCAACCTGTCGGCGCGGGATCTGCAACGATCCTCTCTCCCCGAGCACGTCGCCCAGCTCCGCCAGGCGGCCGGCATGACGCATAACGGACTGACTCTGGAGCTCACCGAGAGCGCCTTGTTGGCCGATTCGGATAAGACCCAGGCGGGCTTCCGGCGGCTGAGAGACATGGGTGTCCACTTCTCGATCGACGACTTCGGCACCGGCTACTCGTCGCTCTCCTATCTCAACAAGCTGCCGGTCAACGAAATCAAGATCGATCAATCCTTCGTAGCGGGCCTGACGACCGATCCCGACAGCGCCGCCATCGTGCGCTCGACGATCGACTTGGGCCGCGATCTGGGCCTCACGGTCGTCGCCGAAGGCGTCGAGGATCAAAACACTTGGGAAAACCTCGCGGCCCTGGGCTGCGACGCCGCGCAAGGGTACCACATGTGCCGCCCCGCTCCGGCGGAAGAGCTGACCCTCTGGATGAACGAGTCGCCGTGGGGGGTGGTATGAGAGTTACGGAATGAGGACGGTCATGTTGACCGACGTCTTTTCCACCGACGACCGCCGGCGCCCGCTCGGCCTGGCGGTTATTTTTCTCATTTTCGTTTTTCCGGTTCTCCTCATCGCGGCTTTGAGCTACCTGAGCACCCAGCGGGACCTGAGCGCCACGGAATATTCCAGGAAACAAAGCATCGCTTATCTCACGGCCACGATCGTCAAAGAAAAACTGGATCGCATGGTCGATATCGGGCTGTCGCTGTCGACGCGCGTGCGCTTCCGTCAATTGGTCGTGGACGCAAACTGGCAGCAGGCGATCGAGATCCTGGCGGAGGTCCCGAAAGACTTTCCTTTCATCGAACGGGTGTTTCTGAGCGACCCCGAGGGCAACCTCATGGCCGACCGTCCGGAACTCCCGGGCGTCGTGGGAAAAAATTTCGCCCACCGCGACTGGTATCAGGGCGTCAGCAAAAACTGGCGGCCCTATATCTCCGAAGTTTATCAAAGGGCGGCGGAGCCGAAGTACAACGTGATCGCTATCTCCGTGCCGGTTACGAGCCAAGAAACCCGGCGCGTCCACGGCATCCTGGTGCTACAGATTCCTCTCGATATGTTTCTCGAATGGACCCGAAATATAGAGGTAGGGCCGTCCGGGTTTGTCTACTTCGTAGACCGTAAAGGACAACTGATCGCCCACCCCAACTTTCCCCCTCAAGAAAAGATCGTCGATTTTCTCGACGTTCCCGTGGTGCAAAAGGTTCTCCGCGGCGAGCGCGGCATCGATGTTCAGGTCAATCCCATCGAAAAAGAAGAGCGGATCGCCGCTTTCGAGCCCGTGCCCGGCTATGGCTGGGGCGTCGTCGCGACTCAACCGACGGCGACGGCTTTCGCGCCGCAGAAGGCGGAGCTAAAACGCCTGGTCGTCGTTTACGGCTTCATCATTCTTCTGAGCGCGTTCTTTGCGTACGTGATCTTTAGCGCGATGGCCGAGCGCAAAACATTCGAGGAACAACTCGAGAGAAAAAACCGCGAGCTGAAGCAGCAATCTCTCCGCGTGGAGGAAGCGAGCCGGCTGAAGAGCGAGTTCCTGGCGAACATGTCGCACGAGCTGCGCACGCCGCTGAACGGCATCATCGGCTTCGCCGAGATGATGCACGACGCGAGGCTCGGCCCGGTCTCCGAGCAGCACAAGGAGTACCTCGGCGATATTCTTACCAGCGCCGAGCACCTCCTGAAGCTCATCAACGACGTTCTCGACCTGTCCAAGGTCGAAGCCGGCAGGATGGAGTTCCATCCCGAATCGCTGAGCCTGGAAAAGCTGGCGCGGGAGACCTGCGATATCGTTCGCACCCTGAGCGCGAGGAAGCGTCTGAAGCTAGAGACCCATATCGATCCGGAGACCGACTCCGTAGCGCTCGATCCCGCCAAGCTCAAGCAGGTGCTTTACAACTACCTGTCCAATGCGATCAAGTTCACTCCCGACGGGGGCCGGATAACGGTTCGCGCCGCGCCGGAGAGCGCGAACGAATTTCGCCTGGAGGTGGAAGATACCGGCGCCGGCATCAAGCCCGAGGACATGGGAAAACTTTTCACCGAATTCCAGCAACTGCACGCTCCCCACGCCACCGAATACAAGGGCACCGGGCTGGGTCTGGCGCTGACGAAAAAAATCGTCGAAGCGCAAGGCGGCCGAGTGGGAGTGAGCAGCGTTTTGGGCCAAGGAAGCGTTTTCTTCGCGGTTCTGCCGCGGCGCTTCGAACCCGCCGGCGCCCGGGTCGAAACAGCGGAGGCGAAGCCGGCTCCCGCGACCGAGCCCGGCCGGCCGACGATTCTAGTCATCGAAGACGATCCGAAGGACCAGTCCTGGCTCGTCGAGAGCGTCGTCGGCGCCGGCTACAACGTCGAAGTCGCCGGGAACGGAACGAAAGCCCTGGCTCTCTGCAGCCGGCAAACTTTCGACGCCATCACTTTAGATCTCATGCTTCCGGACATGAACGGCTGGGACCTGCTGCGCAAGCTCCGCAACGACAGCTTGAATCAAGCAACGCCCGTCATCGTGGTCACCGTCATCGCCGACAAGGCCGCCGCCGTCGGCTACCGGATCGAAGAATTTCTCACCAAGCCGGTGACGGCGTCCGATCTCATCGCGGCGATGAAAAGAATCGGTATCGTGCAGGGCCGGTCGCAAAAAATCCTCTGTATCGACGACGACCCCCATTCGTTGAAACTGGCCGAGACCGCCCTGCACAACGCCAGCTACGCGCCGCTGTGCCATATCGATGCACAGGACGCGCTTCGTTGGCTGAAGAAAGAGCGTCCCGCCGCCGTCATTCTCGACCTTTTGATGCCGGGCATGGACGGCTTTGAATTCCTGGAGCGCTTTCACCGGATCAAAGACACGCACCGCATCCCGATCCTCGTCTGGACGGTGAAGGACCTGACGAACGAGGACCGAAGCCGTCTCCAGGCGTCCGTCCAAGCCATTGTGACCAAGGGACCCAATGGGACCGCGCAACTTTTGGAGGAACTGGGAATCCATATCGGCCTCGCCGCGAGCGGGAAGACCGCCGTGAAAAATCCCGGGATACGAGCGGAAAGAGAGGACCATACGGAGGAGGTCAAGCACTTATAATGTCTCAGAATGTCCTGGTGGTCGAAGATAATTCGATCACCCGCAAAATGATGCGCGTGGCGCTGGAATCCGCCGGCTACGGCGTATTCGAGGCGCCGGATGGAAAAACCGCCGTAGGCATGGCCCAAACCGAATCTCCCGCCTTGATTCTACAAGATCTGCTGTTACCGGACATAGACGGTCTCGACCTGGTCAAAGAGCTGCGCCGGTCCATGCCGGAGAGCCAGATCCCGATTCTTGCCTGCACGGGATTGATGTCCAAGCTCGACGAAGCGCGAACGATTCAGGGAGGCTTTACCGATTATCTTTTCAAGCCGATCGAGCCGTCGCGACTGCTCCAGGTGGTCGAAAGATATCTCGCGGCGCCGGCCGCAGGAGCGAAGAAGGCCAAAGAGCAGATCAAAGTTCTACTCGTCGACGACGATGCAATCGAATTGAAGCTCGAAATGCTTGTTCTCGAGGCGGAAGGATTCACGGTGACCACCGCCAGCGACGGCAAGGAGGCTTGGGAAATAGCCCAGCGTTCGCGGCCCGACGCCGTGCTCACCGACCTCATCATGCCGAACATGAACGGCTTTGATTTATGCATGGCGCTGAGGAAAGATCCGAAATTCGCCGCGCTGCCGATCGTGATCACTTCCTCGACCAGCCCGCACATCGAACAGGAAGACCGCAAGCTGGCGGAAAAAGTCGGCGCCGACGCCTTCGTCGGCCGCACTCCCGACTTGAAAGAAGCCGTGGAAGCGCTTCGCGACGCACTCAAACGACGCGCTCATCCTAAGCCTACGTATGATTCCCAGGCGCTGACGGAGAATTATCTTCAACGTCTGGTCGGCCGGCTCGAGCAGCAGACTTACCACAACGGCGATCTGATCCGCCGCGCCGCGGAGGAAAAAGCGCAGCTCGCCGTCGTCGCCAGCATCACCGAGACGCTGAATAGAAAATTGCCGCTGCAAGCGGCGCTGGACGAAGCGCTGGCGCGAATTCTCGACGCCGCCGGCATCTCCGTCGGCGCCGTCTATCTCGTCGAGCCGGACGGCAGACTCGTCCTTCAGTCGCAGATCGGCACCAGCGAATCGAAATTGCACGAGCTGCAAGACTTCTTCGGCCATTCCGATCTCCTTTATCGGGCTTTGAAGAAAAGAAAATCCTTCAAGATGCCGTCGCCGAAGATCAACGGCAACGTCGCCCGGGATCTCCAGAAGAAGATCAATGCTCAGTCGCTGCTGATCGCGCCGCTCGTCGCCGGCGACGAGCCCCAGGGAATTATCGTCGCTTTTTCTTCCCGGAGCGAATTGGGCGACGAGTGGATCGCTTCGGTGAAAACGGTCACGGTCCAACTGGCCCAAGCCGTGTTGCTCGCGCGCACCTTGGCGCGGGTGTCGGAATCCGAGCAGCGCTTCCGCGAGCTGGCGGAGAACATCCGCGAGATATTTTACGTCGCGGGCAGCGAGGGCCGCCCGATTCATTACATCAGCCCGGCCTACGAGCAAATCACCGGACGGAAATGCGCCGCTCTTTATCGCGACCCGCTCGCCTGGCTCGATCATATACATCCCGACGACCGGCCGCGCGTGGAACAGGTCTTTCAAAGCGATCCGCAACATCTCGACCAGGAATATCGCATCGTCAAACCGAACG
This region includes:
- a CDS encoding EAL domain-containing protein, translating into MNILVIEDNPVSRNSVRAALEAEGHHIIEAADGKTGLELMAREKPDLVLEDLLLPDVDGFDLASQLRASPGAADVPILALTGLLTKGDELRMADAPFADYLFKPVETERLVAAVRAHLAAARPRVETPGKKRRVLAIDDDPAQLKLLKTNLVHLGFEVDTAANGAEGWSKIKSWRPDAVVSDVLMPAMDGFEFCMKVRAEPELARVPVVLVSSNYEDEADKKLARHVGANCLVERTPDFAETIQALLKSLQQPPPLPVRDEQSLQAEHKERLSQQLDRQARLSAQLARWCAVQSAQISVLASVGENLQKGNTDTKSLLTDVLAHYLNVTGFSRGAIYLAKQKGQLELSAQLGFSQSAEDSLIDFFGNEELLRDAMQKGEPVSLSLAPPSRIPVALLLTQLRAKAALVNPLLFRAERLGVVVLLSETKEIDEEWLPFSKSISHQIGQAVAFGRAVSRLKYLADHDPLTGLANRNRLRERLQQIIVAGSPSALYLVNLDRFQEINNTLSYQNGDLLLRQAAQRLEGAFPRAETIARLGADEFAVLSSERITLESIRQTAQKIIKTLDPPFKLDRLPVALQASLGVALFPEHGDDPDDLLSYADIALRSAKKDRTGYAVYSSEIDQYSPQRLTMMGELRDAIGRDELELYYQPKISFKTGRTIGVEALVRWRHPQHGWIRPNQFVPLAEKTGLIYPLTRWVLGKALAQLKSWHDAGLEIGMAVNLSARDLQRSSLPEHVAQLRQAAGMTHNGLTLELTESALLADSDKTQAGFRRLRDMGVHFSIDDFGTGYSSLSYLNKLPVNEIKIDQSFVAGLTTDPDSAAIVRSTIDLGRDLGLTVVAEGVEDQNTWENLAALGCDAAQGYHMCRPAPAEELTLWMNESPWGVV
- a CDS encoding response regulator, encoding MLTDVFSTDDRRRPLGLAVIFLIFVFPVLLIAALSYLSTQRDLSATEYSRKQSIAYLTATIVKEKLDRMVDIGLSLSTRVRFRQLVVDANWQQAIEILAEVPKDFPFIERVFLSDPEGNLMADRPELPGVVGKNFAHRDWYQGVSKNWRPYISEVYQRAAEPKYNVIAISVPVTSQETRRVHGILVLQIPLDMFLEWTRNIEVGPSGFVYFVDRKGQLIAHPNFPPQEKIVDFLDVPVVQKVLRGERGIDVQVNPIEKEERIAAFEPVPGYGWGVVATQPTATAFAPQKAELKRLVVVYGFIILLSAFFAYVIFSAMAERKTFEEQLERKNRELKQQSLRVEEASRLKSEFLANMSHELRTPLNGIIGFAEMMHDARLGPVSEQHKEYLGDILTSAEHLLKLINDVLDLSKVEAGRMEFHPESLSLEKLARETCDIVRTLSARKRLKLETHIDPETDSVALDPAKLKQVLYNYLSNAIKFTPDGGRITVRAAPESANEFRLEVEDTGAGIKPEDMGKLFTEFQQLHAPHATEYKGTGLGLALTKKIVEAQGGRVGVSSVLGQGSVFFAVLPRRFEPAGARVETAEAKPAPATEPGRPTILVIEDDPKDQSWLVESVVGAGYNVEVAGNGTKALALCSRQTFDAITLDLMLPDMNGWDLLRKLRNDSLNQATPVIVVTVIADKAAAVGYRIEEFLTKPVTASDLIAAMKRIGIVQGRSQKILCIDDDPHSLKLAETALHNASYAPLCHIDAQDALRWLKKERPAAVILDLLMPGMDGFEFLERFHRIKDTHRIPILVWTVKDLTNEDRSRLQASVQAIVTKGPNGTAQLLEELGIHIGLAASGKTAVKNPGIRAEREDHTEEVKHL